GCCGTCTTCGCGCTTCTGTGCGTCGGTGCGGTCGTCGACGATCGACAGCGGCCGCAGCGGCGCCGGCGCGTCGTCGGTGTCGGTGTCGGTGTCGGCGATGATCGCTTCGAGCGTGGCGATCGTCGACGCGAACTTGTCCATGAGCGCCAACGCGGCGGCGGATGGCACCCGCGGCGACGTCACACGGAGATCGCCGCCTGACGGCAGATGCAACGTGACGGTGATGGCGACGTCCTCGTCGAGGGTCGGCAACGTGCTCATGCGAATGCTGCTCCTTGTGGGGCTGGGATTGAGGGTTAGGACGCGCGGCGGCGCGCGTTGATGTCTTCGAGGATCTGCCGGCACGCGGCGACGCCGGCGTGACCGCGCTCTTTCTCCTCGTCAGTCAGAGGCCGGAACTCGACGCGGCCGGCTGGCGTGTCGCGAGGCTTGTGACCAAGGCGGCAGCTACACGCCCACCGCTCATCGGGCTTCCGCCGATCCGGCGTGCGGCACAGCCCGATCGGGATCGCCTGCGCCGGCTGCTTCGACTTCAGCTTGTTCAAGATCTCCTTGACCTCGTACGGCTTCAGGTCGAGCTCGGCCGCGAGGCCGCTGATCGTCATGCCCTCCGTGCCGGCGGCGTGCAACAAGCCGATGAGCCGACCGGTGCGGGACGACGACGGGAACCGGTGCGAAGCCATCAGTCGACCACCTCTCCGACGCCCCACCGAGGCGACCGGAGACGGGTCACGAGCGTGTCCCAATGCCGCGGCCGGATCACCGTCGAATGCACCCCAGGAACGGCGCCGAACGCGTCGAGCCACTGCTCCTGCGCCGCGGTCGTGCGGCCGTCCTCGCGCTTGACCTCGAACACCAGGCACTCGCCGTTGCGCAGCAACACGATGTCGGGGAATCCGGGCTCGGAACGCTTCGAGTCGTACACGTGGAACGCCAGCCAGCCATCGGCACGCGCCTCATCAAGGATCGCCTGCATGAACTCGGCCTCCGACACGCACGCCAACAACCGAGCCTTCGCCGACATCGTCGACATGTCGAGCGGCGTCACTGGCGCGCCGCCTCAGGGACGAACGGGAACACGTGCGCGAACGCGTTCGACAACACGATCGCCACGTCGATGCACTGACGGCCGGCGGCGTTCGCAATGTCAGAGGCGATGTTGCGGGCCAGCGAGATGCCGCACATCACCGCGAACACCGTCGCCTCGTCGTCGAGGTCGAGACCCATCCCCACGGCCCAATCGCGCACGAGCGCCTCGGCCTGATCGGACCGCGACACGTAGGCCGCGTCGCCGCCGAGCTGCGCGGCCGACATGCGGCGGGCCTCGGCGATGTCAGCCAACGTCGTGGCGAACATCGACCAACGGGGGGGGTTCAGCGACGGCAGATCATCGAAAGGCCGCGACGTCACGCCGACACCTTCGACTTCTGCAGGCCGGACATGCCGGCGAGCGCGATGCGCAGCATCGTCGTCAGGTTCCGGCCGTTACGGGCGACCTGCGACTCCACGTAGTCGACGATGTCGAGCTGCCGTGAATCTGCGGCGGTGGCGGGCCGCAGCACAGTCACCCAGCGGCGAAGGTGCGCCTCGAGGAGCTCGTGATCGGCGATCGAAGCGTCGACCGCCGCGCTGCGGCACACGTCGATGCGGAACGCGACGTCGAGCTTCTGGAAATGCAACGCGACCGGTGTGACGCGCACCTCACCCTCGACGAGGAACATCTCCGTGAACGGCGACTGCCGCGTGTCGAGCACACCCGACACCGGGCCGGAGTCGGTGTCGATGATCACGCCGACGAACGGCAAATCAGGAGCGCCCTGGGAGCGCCGCAGCTCGCGGAGCCGGCCCACGCCCGTCTCGGTACGAAGCGTGCGTTGCCCGGTCATGCCGCCTCCTTCGACCGGCACTCCGGGCCGATGTGCAGCTTCACAGACACCGGGTCCTTCAACCGCCGGCCGCAGCGGCGACACCGCACCGCGGCGTCAAGCTCAGCGACGAGCGCCTCGCCGAGCGCGCGCCGATCCTCGGCGTCGTCGGCGAGCAACACCGCCGCTGACTTCGCGGCATAGCCAGGGCCGCGGCGCATCTGCACCTTGGCCCACACCGCCGCCTCCCGCGGATCGAACGGCACGAGCTACTCGGCCTCGCCGTCTGCGTCTTCGTCTTCGGCCAGAGCGTCGTCGATCTCGACCTGCTCGACGTTGGAGAGGTCGAAGCCGATCGACGTGAGCCAGTCGCGGTACCCGACAACGAGATCGGTCGGCACGTAGTTTCGATCGCCGTAGGTCGCGTTGGCGGCGAAGTACGGCACGCGCTCGGACTCGGCCGTGTCGTGCGCGAACAGCGTGCCCTCGATCGCCGACAACGCTGCGCACACCGAGGCGTAGCGAAGATCCTCGACAACGAGCTCATCCCACTTGGCCTGGCGCTCCGCATGGCCGAGCTCGGACCGGTCGATGCCGGCGATGTCGAGCGCGCGCAGCAGGTCCGGATACAACTCGGAGTCGTACGCGAGCTGCGCCGTGGCGAACGCCTGCAGCGGCCACAAATCGGGATCATCTGCGACGCGAACGCGGATGAAGGCCCGCCGTTCGATGGCGCGCTTCCGGGCCACGGCGAACCGCTCGGCGTCGGCCGGGTCGACTTGGCGGGTAACGACAGGTGACGACTCGCGCGGCTTCGACGCGTCGACGATCGACTCGACGGTCGGCGGATCATCGGCCGACAGGTACGAGTACCAAATGCGCTGGGTCGCGACGTCCTCGTGCGCGTCCGGATCGACGCACACCCAAACGACGCCGCCCTTGTCGTTGACGACCGCGCCGTGGCATGACTCGGCCGCGTGATCGTCGATCGTCAACGCCAGCCATGTCATCCAGTGGAATTGGTGCGTACGTGTCAGGGTCTCGATCTCGTTGCCGACAAGGACCACGGCCGTGGAGTTGTCGATCTGCTCCGGGTCGGCGACGTGAACGCCGTCACGCTCGAGCTGGCCGAGCGCGGCCTGCCTTGCCTTCTGATCGGCGCGGCGAGCGAGCTCCCGATCGATGTCCTGCACGATCAGCTTCTCGTCGAGCGTCTTGCCCGACGTCAGACGCTCGACGAACTCGGCGTCATCAGCCACCTGCGTCAGCTTGTAGGCCGTCTCCGTCGACAAATCGCCGGAGTCGTACAACTTCAACGCCGGCCCCGGCAGAGCACCGATCGAAAGCCGCTTCGACACATGAGCGGCAGAGCGGCCGCACTCCCTGGCGATGTCCTTCTGCGCCATGCCATCGGACACGAGCGCCTGATAGGCGACGACCTCTTCCATCGGCGTCAGATCCCACCGCTGACCGTTCTCCGTCAGCATGATGATCCGCTGCTCCGGAACCGACGGCTCCGGCCGCACAACGACCGGCACCGTCACGTCGCCTGCCTCGATCGCCGCCGCACGCCGACGATGGCCGGCGAGGAGCATCAGCTGACTGCCGAGCTGGCCGTCCGAGCGCGTCGTCTCGAAGACCAGCAACGGCTCGAGCACACCGAGCTCGCGAATCGATGCGGCGAGACCGGACACGTCGCCCACATCACGGCGCGGGTTACGAGGGTTCGGCGCCAGCTCCGACGCCTTCACCCAACGCAGCTCAACGTCGGTTTCGGTGGAAACAAGCGCCGTCACTGGCCCACCGCCACACCGACACGACGACGATCCGCCTCGCGGAGATCGCGCGCGACGCGGTCGGCAACCGCGGCCGGATCGGCAATTGCGGCCGGATCGACGTGCACGACGACACGCGTCGACGACCCGGAGCGAGACGACCCGCGGTGCTTCAGCACCAGGCGTAACGCCGCCAACGCCGTCTGGCAGATCAGGATCACGGTGCCGAGCCACAAGACCACAAACGCGATCCAGCCGGCGACACCGAGGCCGTGAGCAGGGGCATGCATCACAGAGACACCTCTTCTTCTGTGGGGTAACCGACGACGCCGTCGCCGTCGAGATCAGTTACGTCATCGATGAAGTCGCCGGCACCGAGCTCGGTGAACACCTGATCCACCGACCGATACGCCTGCGCCAACAACTGGCGCTGACCCGCGTCGAGGCCGCGACACGTCACGACGTTCGGCGACGAGAAGTCCTCGAGCAGCGCCAACACGCGCGCCAGGTCCTCGACGACCTCGGCGACAGACAAGTCGGAGGCCATCAGCAAGCCACCAACGAATTTGGGCCGACCTCCGGGGCTGCGGCAGACGAGAAGACGATCGAAAGCGCCCCACCAACGGTCTTGTGAACGCCGGAGACTGCAAGACCCTCACATGCCTCACGCAGCTTCGAGAGTCCGCTGACGGCGCCCGGGGGGTAGGCGCCGCCAGCGGTGGACCCATCGGCCAGCCCGAACCCCGCGCCGCCGTTCCCGCCACTTCCCCGAAGCGACAACGACGACACGAGGATCGCACCATCCGATGCGTCATAAATCAGCGTCACCACTGCCACCGCCCCGCCGCATCAAGCGTTGGGTGCGAGCCCTCCACCTTCTCGATGTTGCGGTCGCGGCGACGAGCACGCTTCACCTCCGCTGCAACCAGCGCGCGCACATCGGCCTCCGACAACAGACCCTCGACCGCGCCGCTATCACCACGCGACGCCCACCACGCACCAAAGCCGAACGACAACGAACACGCCACCCAAAACCCGATAACAACCGCCGCCGCAGTCACCGGACCGCGCTCCCGCGCTGCTGCGCCCGCACAGGCGACTCGATCAGCACCGCGATCTTCCGCAACGCCACCGCGTCCTCACACGTCGACGGCAAACCCTGACGCGACAACGAACGCGCCAACACCACCTCGGCATCAGCGCGCACCCGCGCCTGACGCTCCTCGGCCGACTCGACCCGCTGGCTCATGCCACTGCCGCCGAGTCATTCGGATTGGCAACAAGAGCGCGAGGACTGACCTTCAGAGCGTCGGCCAGCATGCGGATGACCTTCTCCGAGCCGTGCTTCCGGCCAGCTTCGAGATCGCACAGGTACGACAGCGAGATCCCCGCCTCGAGCGCCAACTCCTTGGGCGTGACCATCTGGCTCTCGCGGATCGCCCGCAAGGCCTCTGAATGGATCATCACCCTTGCCTTCATCGCTATTCAGCGTAGTTAAGCGCAATAACGGAGTCAAGAGGAAAATTCAGCGCAGCAACGAAGACTCGCAGGTCAGCCCGACGACACTCTTGTAACTACAAATGTGCAGTTCACGGCCACTACGCTCTAGTTCGCTACAAGGCAGTTGACTACGCTGAATTTCGCCAACAGTGTGCGGGAGTGGCCATGGCAGCGGAGCAAGAGACTTGGACGGAGCTCGCTGATCTGATCGATCAACAGATGGCGCAGCTCGGGTGGTCGCAAACTGACTTGGTTCGTGAGTCGCGAGTCGCGGCGAACACCGTCCGAGCTCTTCAGCGGGCGGAACGGACGAGCTATCGACCGAACACTCTTCGAGCCGTGTCGCGGGCTCTCGGCTGGTCACCGATGGCGATCGAGGTCTTCGTAGGAGGAGGCGACCCGCCCTCGATCGGCAAGAAGGCGCTGACCGACGAGCTCGACCGCGCGCACCAAGGCCGAGCCCGCCAGGTAAACACGGCGGCGGCACTTAGCGGCAAGATCGATCGCCTGACACCGGGCCAGCGCGCGACGATCGAGGCGCTTGTCGATCAGCTACTAGGGGAGGACTGATCCGATGACGAACGAGTGGCTCGACCGCAAGACGACTAAGGGCCGAATCGTGATGGCCGTGAGCGCCTTAATCATCGTGCTGGCGATCGCCGGCCTCGCAGGTGGCAAGAAGAAGCACGACGCCGCTTCGTCGGGTTCGACACCACTCACGACGACGCCCGCCGAAGCGAAGGTGACGTGCGCCGAGTTCCCAGCAGCGGACCCGACGATCCGCAACAACATTGCCACGGCCTACCTCGACGCCCACGGTTACGCCGTGACGATCACCGGCACCGCGAACTTCCTCGACGACATCGATGCCGACTGCGCGAAGCTTCCGCCGCACACGCTCGTCACCGACAGCGCTGTCATGAAGTACCTCGTCACGTTGCACGGGTCGCGCTACCGCGGCTGAACGCGTCACACCCTCGGTGCATCATCTTGAGGTGGCAGGAGCAGCACGCCGGCACGGCTGGGATCCGTGGCGAGAGCTACGGCAGCGAGATCATCTTGTGCTCGGCATCGAGCAGCTGCCCGACGTGGTCGGCGGTGGCGTGTACTGGCCGCGCGGCGATCGGGCTGCCGTGCTGATCGACAAGCGGCTGACGCGGCTTGAGCGGCTCGAGGCCGTCGCGCACGAGCTCGTGCACGACGAGCACGGAGGCGGCTGTGACTGCGAGGGCATGCCCGACACCTGGACGGTCGTGGCCGAGCGCGCCGAGGCCCGGGTGCACAACGAGGTGGCGCGCCGCCTGGTCCCGCTCGACCAACTCGCCGCGATGCGGGCGATCGCCGAGGTCAATCAGCTCACACTCGACTCCTGGCATGTGGCCGAGCACTTCGACGTGCCCGAACGCGTCGCCGCCCGCGCGATGCGGCTCCTCGACGTCGACTAAATCGCCGCTGCGTCAGCGCCGCTGGTGTCGGTGAGGTACTTGCGCAACGCGAGACGGATGATCGCGGCCATCGGCCGGTCCTCGGCCTCCGAGCAGTCGTTGAGTTCGTCGACGAGGTCCGCGGGAAGTCGGACGAGTTCCCGGGTCAAGTTTCCGGCGAAATCGCGACGGTGGCGATGGAAGATCGAGTCAGGTGAGGATCGTGCTCGCCGTGCGCCACTCGCGGGCCATCTTGCGCGGCTTGTTGCCGGTCACGAGGCTGTGGGCGACGTTGTCCGGCTGCGGGTCGTGAGCAACTACTTGGCCGTGGGTATGGCGGGCGTATCCCGCTGAGAACTGCGCGACAGCTACGCCCCCGGCGTCGCGATGCATCGTTTCGTGGTAGTCGCCGGACTGGACGAGGCGGGCGGCGTCGACGGACATCGATGGGTCGATGAAAGCGGCGCTGCTGGGCCCATACACGCCGTCGGTGTCGGGGATCCAGTGATCGGAGTGGATCCGACGCCAGAGCAGGTCGTCGTCGTCGATCGGTTCGACCGGGCTAGGCACCTTGCGTGAGGAACCTGCGCACTTCGTCGCCGAGCCACCTGGCGTCGTCGTAGGTCGTCACGATGCGCTCGACTTCGGCGCCGCCGACAGCGACAACCGCGTGCGCGTGATCGTGTGCCGACACCTCAAGCTCGATCGCGTCGTCGCCGCGAATCCACTCGATCAGAACGCCGCCATCGGCGAGCGGCACGAGATTGATGTCCGGGCCGTCATAGTCGAGCTCGTCGACGATCTTGGTGGCGTGCGCGACAGCGTTGATGTGCACGCGCTCCTCGCCGCTGCTGTTCCAATTCGCTGGGAGGTCAAGAAGGTGTTCGATGCGGTCACGCCACGCCCGCACCCACGGGCGCCGGGTGTGCATCGCGAGCACGAGTTGATCGACAGACTGATGTTCGTCGATCACCGACATCGTGCTGGGAAGGCGCGACCCACGCATGGTGTAGATCGCCGAGGTGAGCGCATCGCCGCCAGCGGCGTGACCTACGAAGATGGTCGGTGTCGCGACGACCCATCCGGGCGTTGCGATCTCGAGGCGGTACTCGCTGCTGCGGAAGTGGACGTTACGGGCGCGAGCGAAGTCGAGCCGTACGCCGAGTTGGTGGGAAGCTGTTTGTGAGGGCATCAGGTCTCTCTTCCCCAAGCCTTGTGCATCTTTGGAGTGGTGAACGAAGTGAACCCTCGCACGATCCAATCGTGTGCGACGTCCAAAAAGTTAGCTAGTTCGCTGGGGTCGGACGTGGAAGGCCAGCCGCGTGCGATGAGGCGGATCAGCGTGGCGTCGGTGTCGGTGTCTCGGCGGCGTGCTGGCGTCATGTCGATGGTCAGCACACCGAGATCGTCGGGAAGGTCGTATTCGGCGCCAATGCGAAGCGAAGATGGCCGCGGCAGGAAGGCATCGCTGTACCGGCCGGACCATGGCGCTACGAGATCTCGGGCGCGTGGCGCGGGGTCGACGGGGTTGACGTAAGTCACTTCGAAAATGTTCGGAACAATCGGCGCGTTCAGCCCCGCGGCAAGGTCGCACACCTGACTGAAGACGTTGTCCCACGTCGGCCGGATCGAGTCGAATGACGGGTAGCCCTGGGAGTCGTCGAGCCGGCGCCAGTTCAGCGCGACACGATCGTGTTGAAGCTGGATGAGGTGTACCTCGTCCTCATCCTGCAGCCAGATGCGCGGACCGATCGGCGCGTTACTGATCTGTAGCTGCAGTTGCGCCTCGTCGGCGCGGCGAGTGGGCATCGGGCCGAGCGGCGGCTGCTCGGAGACGTTCAGAAACCCTGTGAGGTTCGCTAGCTCCGTGGCGATGGTGACGAGCTGCATCGTCGTTGGGAGCGGCGCGAACTGCACAGCGATAGCCACCTCGTTGACGGGTGGATCGATGTACGTGGGCTTGGGCGAGGGCTTCGTCACGTCAATGTGATTTCCACACATTCACCGTACAGGCACACGGCTGCTACTCCGTTGTCACGGCTCGCTGCGGTGGTCATCGCCAGAAGATCTCGACGCGGTCGCGCAGCACTCGGGGCCCGCGCAGGCCCGGGCCGATCACGATCCGGTCGATGAGTGCCGAGAAGATGGCGTGGCGTTGCGGGTCCGACAGGTCCGGCCACGCGGCGCGCAACGCGCCGGGCCGGCCTCGGAAGGGGATGAGCGCGCCGGCAGCGGTGAGCGTCTCGCCGGCCGCGGCCTGCGCCGCCTCGAGCCGTTCCTGCACCTTGGCGCGGGCCACCTTCCATTCGCCCATCGAGATCACCCGATCCGCGTACGCCGTGGCGAGCTCGGCGAGCTGCGCCTCAGCGTCGCGCATGTCCTCGGCGGCAGCGCGCGGCCGCTTCGGCGCATGCGCCGCGAGGTCCGACTTGTCAGTCCACAACAGAACGGCCTCGGTGACGATGTCGACCACGTCCTCGCGGTTGATCGTCACGCAGCCGGCCTCTGACGCGCCACGACACCGAAGCCGCGACTTTCCCTTG
Above is a genomic segment from Acidimicrobiales bacterium containing:
- a CDS encoding DUF6011 domain-containing protein produces the protein MPFDPREAAVWAKVQMRRGPGYAAKSAAVLLADDAEDRRALGEALVAELDAAVRCRRCGRRLKDPVSVKLHIGPECRSKEAA
- a CDS encoding ParB/RepB/Spo0J family partition protein translates to MTALVSTETDVELRWVKASELAPNPRNPRRDVGDVSGLAASIRELGVLEPLLVFETTRSDGQLGSQLMLLAGHRRRAAAIEAGDVTVPVVVRPEPSVPEQRIIMLTENGQRWDLTPMEEVVAYQALVSDGMAQKDIARECGRSAAHVSKRLSIGALPGPALKLYDSGDLSTETAYKLTQVADDAEFVERLTSGKTLDEKLIVQDIDRELARRADQKARQAALGQLERDGVHVADPEQIDNSTAVVLVGNEIETLTRTHQFHWMTWLALTIDDHAAESCHGAVVNDKGGVVWVCVDPDAHEDVATQRIWYSYLSADDPPTVESIVDASKPRESSPVVTRQVDPADAERFAVARKRAIERRAFIRVRVADDPDLWPLQAFATAQLAYDSELYPDLLRALDIAGIDRSELGHAERQAKWDELVVEDLRYASVCAALSAIEGTLFAHDTAESERVPYFAANATYGDRNYVPTDLVVGYRDWLTSIGFDLSNVEQVEIDDALAEDEDADGEAE
- a CDS encoding TIGR04255 family protein, whose protein sequence is MTKPSPKPTYIDPPVNEVAIAVQFAPLPTTMQLVTIATELANLTGFLNVSEQPPLGPMPTRRADEAQLQLQISNAPIGPRIWLQDEDEVHLIQLQHDRVALNWRRLDDSQGYPSFDSIRPTWDNVFSQVCDLAAGLNAPIVPNIFEVTYVNPVDPAPRARDLVAPWSGRYSDAFLPRPSSLRIGAEYDLPDDLGVLTIDMTPARRRDTDTDATLIRLIARGWPSTSDPSELANFLDVAHDWIVRGFTSFTTPKMHKAWGRET
- a CDS encoding ribbon-helix-helix protein, CopG family, with amino-acid sequence MTRELVRLPADLVDELNDCSEAEDRPMAAIIRLALRKYLTDTSGADAAAI
- a CDS encoding helix-turn-helix transcriptional regulator gives rise to the protein MKARVMIHSEALRAIRESQMVTPKELALEAGISLSYLCDLEAGRKHGSEKVIRMLADALKVSPRALVANPNDSAAVA
- a CDS encoding VRR-NUC domain-containing protein, which produces MTPLDMSTMSAKARLLACVSEAEFMQAILDEARADGWLAFHVYDSKRSEPGFPDIVLLRNGECLVFEVKREDGRTTAAQEQWLDAFGAVPGVHSTVIRPRHWDTLVTRLRSPRWGVGEVVD